One Streptomyces umbrinus genomic window, GAGGGCGCCCAACCCTTCGAGTACGCCTTCCAGTTGCTGAGCTGCGTCAGCGCGTACGGTTTCGGGGTGCTGGCCCGTCTCCAGCGGGCGTACACCGCGGCGCTGGAGGACCGGGCCCGCCGGCTGGAGCGGGAGCGGGCCGCCGACACCGCGCGGGCCGTCGCGCAGGAACGGGCCGGGATCGCCCGGGACATGCACGACATCCTGGCCCACGCGGTGAGCCTCATGGTGGTGCAGGCGGAGGCGGGGCCCGTGGTAATGCGCAGCGATCCCGAGCGCGCGGAGGCGGCGTTCGACGCCATCGCCGGCGCCGGGCGGGACGCGATGACACAGCTGCGGCGGATCCTCGGCGTGCTCAAGGACGAGCCGGTGAACGGGACGTCGGTCCGGCTGCCGCAGCCCGGTGTGGCGGCCCTGACCGACCTGGTCCGGCAGGTCTCGGAGACCGCGGGCCTGCGCGTCGAGCTCCACGCCGGCGGCGAGCCGCGTCCGTTGCACCCGGACACCGAGGTCGCCGCCTACCGCGTGGTCCAGGAGGCCCTGACCAACACCGTGAAGCACGCGTACGCTTCCCTGGCGCGGGTCGAACTCGACTGGACGGAGGACGAGTTGACACTCACGGTGACGGACGACGGGCGAGGCCCCGCGGACCGCGGCGGCAGCGGGGGCGCGACGGGCCACGGCCTGATCGGGATCCGCGAGCGGGCCGCCGCCTGCGGGGGCACGGCCCGTACGGGACCCGGTCCCGACGGCGGCTTCCGGGTCGTCGTACGCCTTCCCGTGGCCGTCGGCCGGCAGGCGGCCCTGGGGTGAGCATCCGTGTGGTGGTCGCCGACGACCAGGAGCTGGTCCGCAGCGGGTTCACCATGATCCTTGAGGCACAGCCCGACATCGAGGTGGTCGCGGAGGCCGGCGACGGCGTCGAGGCGGTGGCCGCGGTGCAGCGGCACACGCCGGACGTGCTGCTCCTCGACATCCGCATGCCCCGGATGGACGGCCTGGAGGCGGCCCGGCTGGTCTGCGCGCAGTCCGCCTGCCGAGTGGTCATGCTGACGACGTTCGACCTCGACGAGTACGTCTACGAGGCGCTGTACGCGGGCGCCAGCGGCTTCCTGCTGAAGGACGTACGCCGGGACGACCTCGTGCACGGGGTACGCGTGGTCGCGGCCGGCGACTCCCTGCTCGCGCCCTCGGTGACACGGCGGCTGGTCGCGGACATCATCCAGCGCCGACGGGCCGAGGCCTCGGCGCCGCCGCCCTCGTCGGTACATCTCGACGTCCTGACGGCTCGCGAGGAGGAGACCCTGCGGCTGCTGGCCCGCGGCCTCTCCAACGCGGAGATCGCGACGACGCTGTTCGTCAGCGAGCACACCGTGAAGACTCACGTCAGCAATGTGCTCAGCAAGCTGGGTCTGCGGGACCGGGTCCAGGCGGTCATCCGGGCGTACGAGACGGGGTTGGTGACCCCGGGGTCGAACTGACCTTTCGGGGCGGTTCGTTGTCGGCCGCGGGCCGGTGGGGGTTGCTCGCGCAGTTCCCCGCGCCCCTCAAAAGCAGGGGCTGCGCCCCAGTTGCCTCAGGGGCGCGGGGAACTGCGCGACAAGCCCCCACCGGCCCGCAGCCGCGCATCCCCCGTACGGCGGAGCCGACCCACCCACTCACCCGCGCGAGGGATCCCCCGAAACCGCTCGCCTCGGCGATCCGGCGGCGGGGCGGGCCACGCGAGTCTGGGGCAACTCCTACAACCGCCGACCCCGCCGGGAGGCACCCCGTGCTCGACACCATCGCCAGGGCGTCAACTCGCCGCCCCCTGACCGTGATCGGCCTCTGGCTGCTCTTCCTGCTGCTCGGCTTCGGGCTCGGGACGGGCGTCTTCGGGCGGCTCAGCGACTCCGTGCCGGACGTGCCGGGCACCGAGTCGGACCGGGCGGCCGTACACCTCGACGGCATCGACCCCGTCGGCGAGTCGATCACCGGCGTGGTGGGCGGCACAGCGGTGTCCGATCCCGGGCTGCGCGCCCAGGTCGAGGGCGCCGTAGCCGACCTGCGCGACGCCGCCGGCATCGCGGCCGTGCCCGACCCGTACGACGCGCCCGGTCTCCTCGCGGAGGACGGGCAGGCCCTCGTCATCCCGGTGACGCTGAAGGGCGGCCTCGACGACGAGGCGGAGGAGAAGGTCCTGGACACGGCCAGTGACCGCATCCATGAGATCAAGGCGCCCGAAGTCCACGTCAGCGGCGGCCCGTTGCTCGGGCAGCAGCTCGGCGAGCGGGCCCAGGAGGACGTGG contains:
- a CDS encoding sensor histidine kinase, whose product is MSVSAQSWITPAVARLRAANPYVVDAALAALVLFAASLQWMFPDDGDDRLTWQGFLLGAGTAVPLVWRRRAPFLAACGVSVFTPAMAVYHAPPPDVMYGGLVVLYTMAAIALPWQRRFMLVGWLAGVSLTMMHKEGAQPFEYAFQLLSCVSAYGFGVLARLQRAYTAALEDRARRLERERAADTARAVAQERAGIARDMHDILAHAVSLMVVQAEAGPVVMRSDPERAEAAFDAIAGAGRDAMTQLRRILGVLKDEPVNGTSVRLPQPGVAALTDLVRQVSETAGLRVELHAGGEPRPLHPDTEVAAYRVVQEALTNTVKHAYASLARVELDWTEDELTLTVTDDGRGPADRGGSGGATGHGLIGIRERAAACGGTARTGPGPDGGFRVVVRLPVAVGRQAALG
- a CDS encoding response regulator, which encodes MSIRVVVADDQELVRSGFTMILEAQPDIEVVAEAGDGVEAVAAVQRHTPDVLLLDIRMPRMDGLEAARLVCAQSACRVVMLTTFDLDEYVYEALYAGASGFLLKDVRRDDLVHGVRVVAAGDSLLAPSVTRRLVADIIQRRRAEASAPPPSSVHLDVLTAREEETLRLLARGLSNAEIATTLFVSEHTVKTHVSNVLSKLGLRDRVQAVIRAYETGLVTPGSN